AGAAGAACCATCCAAGATgatacatgaaatggatgatgtatcagaacatcACAAGGAATCGGATACTGCAGAATCCCATGGAGAGTAGGTTTCTATtaatacattaaaggtaatgtatcaaaaCCAGTTTATGACCAATCTGATGCTACATAGCTCTTATATCTGATACATGTGATGATCTATAGCTCTTGATACATTTCATGGTCATGTATTAGattcttcattttttatttcaatagTCATTTTCATAAGtaattcttattattatatttgtagGAAGCAGAACCATCCAATATTCCACAATAATTGGAGGATCTATCAGCACATCACAAGGAATCAGCTACTACAGAATCTTTTGAAATGCTTGTTActtctgatacattaaaggtaatgcaTCAAATTAATTCTTATGATACAGTCAATATTAATAAGTTTAGTATTGACATGATACATTAAATTTAGGATAATGCATcagaaaaatcaaattatgccATGAAAGATGCAAGAGAGGTTGTTGATAATACTGATCAAGTTGAAGAACATGTTGAGCAGATTGATAAAGACAAAATCAACCCTGATTTATTGGTAATATTTCACACTTGTATCTGATTCATTAAATTTAGTATCGATTATTATACTAaagtcataatatttttatcgTTCTTAAAAAATAGGATTCCACAACTTTAACTTCGATATCGTTTGAAACTCGAGAGGTGGTAGATTCTCTAATATACGGACTTTCATTATCGGCTACGCTATTGACTTCCATTAGTCATGAACAAGCAGTTCAGGCTGAATGTCTACTACGTGATAGCCAGCTGTCTACCACTCTTCCATCCAAACCCAATGTGTTGCAAGATGATGTGAAGACACCTCTTTCACGAAGTAGGATGCCTTCTAAGATGTTACAATCACCGTACCTAACAAATTTTGGGTTGAGTAAAAAgggtaagaaaaaaatatcgACTGATAGGTATCAAACACACCCCTTTGAAGGTTTTAGGATATTTCATAGTCCCCCAACCGAGCTTATCATCGACTACTCCCAATGGATAGATAAGGGACTATTAAAATCGCATGCCAACAAGTAAGTATGATATTTACAACTTATATCAATACAAGCTGTTTATTATATATGTACTTTCATTTTAATATAAGTTTTCATTCAGAAAATCATAGGAGGAATGCTATAGAGAAACGTGCTCTTCATTCGGGGTTGAAAAAATAAACTTTGTAGTGGCATTTTCTCAAGATAAGAACTGGTTCTACCTCATGTCAAAGCCGAATAGATGCTGCAATGATGAGGTAATTATTTCTTGATATAGTACAAGATATTGTCTTATACATTTCAGACACattgtttgatacataagtactatGGATCAGATACATCTAATACAGATGTTTCTATTATGTTTACTAACTATGTATCAATTTGTATAACTAATATGTTCTTAAAATGTGCAGCATTtcgatgtaatattttactaccttcGGAAGAAGTCCAAGATGCAGTTGGTCAATCAGTATAGACACACAACAACAAATTATATCTTCAAAGTTTACATCAAATCTGCACAGACACGATACTATCACATTCCACCTGATATTTTTACCCAAAAAGATATGACACGGGCCTTTGTTGTAGCTCATCACGAGAGATCtgtgaagaacataataagaggtttCTCAATCCCCACCGATTTGATATGGCATttggtagatgaggtatacattTTGTTAAACTATGATAGGGATTCTCATTGGATTTTGACAGTAGTTGTGTTGAAACAGAGGTTGATACGCGTTTATGATTCATCCTCTGGAATAAGAAGTAGAAACCCTTCCCTAGAAATTGAAAAGATAGTAGTAATGCTACCTACATACTTTCACGGTAGTGATTTTTTGAGAAGAATGAACGTACTGATTGGTCATCActtgattcatacaaggacaaatcaaCCGATGACATGCTTGAAGCACATTACCCTTTTGAAGTTGAATATATTGAAGGCATTGTGCAATAAAAAAGCGATAGCTTATGAGTATTAATAATTATGCATATTTAATTCATTAAAatgccatttttatttttttaaagttggtTAATACTTTGTTTGCAAGAATTTTGGTGTGTTCCTAGCTGTTTTTTCTGAATATTTTAGTGATGAAATTTCTATTTCAACTACTGGACTATATGTCGAATATTTTCGTTCAAGATAAGCCTCGCTAATGTGGAATTATGGTTGTCGGAAGGCCTAAGATGGTTATATTAGTAAAAATAACGATtcaaaaaaatctaaaagagattttatatcTCCTGGTTAAGGAGAATCGATGGACATCgagtaatttttttgaaattgatagTAGTAGAATGCAGACTTTTATTTTGGCATCAacagtaaatatttttttggttatgTACTATTTGTAaggtttttttgaaaaaatattatgttaatCGTTTGTTGTTCAACTATTTACCAAATGTTATTGAATATAACTTTTTGTTGTTCATAACATAAACCTTTGTATCAGTTACATCTCTTTTATGTAACAATTCTATGTACAAGTCATCAATATATCAATCTAAAAATATAGATCATAAACACTTTGAATATGTGGTGCATTGTATCTAATAAGTCTAAATTAatattagttttgttcatgATACCTAACCTTTCAATATACCAGTTACATAACAATGTTTATGTGTCATCTTTTGTGGAAGATATATTATTCTGATATATCATTTACCGGTAACAGTTAAAAGCTTATACatcaatcttcaatgtatcaaccctAAATATTAGTCAAATGGACATGTATCAGTAATCaatgtatcaaactcaaatatatgTTGAAAATTTACGTATCAGTATTTTAATGTATCAGtctttaatgtatctgatacatttcaataaaaaaatatatagttcTTTGTACCAAATAAGCCTAAATCAATATCATATTTATATCTGACACATTCTCTTTGTATCACATACAGCTTTTGAATTTATCATTTCCAGATATCTGTTAAATGATTATATAACTTTGTCTCTTGTATCAGATTCACAACAATGATGTATCAGTGAAATGTGTCAGCTTAAACATCTTACttaatctatttattttgatatttaataACTTTTACTACTTCAGTATCAATTAACTTACAACGAAAATAATTATCAACCATGCATATATCAGTTATtaatattcaattatttttcttatacaTAGATTTTTCATCTGTTTATGGGCATCTACCAAGTAGAACTATGTATCAAATATAACCACTAAAATGTTAAAAATCTCTGtcttctgatttttttttaaaaagaactacttcattataaaaataatacaacatACATTAGTACTTGATCCAAATTGAATGTATCTTgggaaattaaaatattatttctctTTGAAAAggaaattacaagtccttctgTTGTGATCTTCATGGCCACAACGACCATAACAGTTTGTGCTGATACTGAGCTTCTCACTGgacttcttttttcttcctttctttgttCTTCCTAGGATCCTTTTGTATTTTGGTGGAAAGACgacttcttctaaaaaaaatttcGGAACAGACCAAActttcttatctggcattggaaCGATTggcaattcataagtatttggaAACGCCTGTTGCTTGTAGTAATCAGAGCAGTATGGGTGCATGTATGTAATGTTTTTTCTCTTCAACACTGTAATTGCGTGTGGACATGGTATCTAGTCTAGTTGAAGCATGCCAAAATTACATGCTTTTCTTTCAAGACGCACAATGTATTTTCTACCTGATTCATAAACAAAATATGGATATTCACTTATGATGTATCATGagtaaaaaaactcaaaaaactgAATGAACCTGATACAACCTGAAATGTACAGAGTGTTGTTTAACCATTGAGATACAATGTTTAGTAATGTATCAAGGCTCATGTTTATATACATTCGTACACAATTTATACTATtacaatttatatatttaactatacaatattataatatcatttatatatttattctacaatgtatatttttaattatatccTGTATAGATTTATttcatgtatatatttaattatatcgtgtatatatatatatattatataattatacttatatatttaattaaaccGTGTATAAGTTCATTTCCCATATAGATTAAGTTAtatcatgtatatatacatattatataattctacgtatatataattatggtgtgtgtatatatatagcgTTATTAACATTACACAATCTGAACTGTTGTATTAAACTAAAAATTTTGTTATATGAATGTTGCATTTACAatctattttagtatatttggagtgaaaaaattacaaaattttcGTTCAAAACATTTGTTGAAAGaggtatttatatttattttaaaaaaaatagaagttttctaaatttttttggTTAGGTGTTACACCAAGTAGTATCCCTATTTTAATGTTAGAATTTTCTATGaaagtaaatattttatatgtCATAATTGATAATCAATTAGATTAAAAGTTGATTCAATAGGATTTCTTTATTGATTCGAAAAGCTTCTTTCTCGCGATTCGTAATTGATAATCAACTAGATGTCATgtatattgtcacgacccgaatccgggtgtgatggcactcatctcaacccactgagacaagtcagcctaatatcAAACGAAAAGTAAATGTGaaacaaaatgaaatgaatcgaactttaaattaatcaaaaacacgtaaaataaactcaaaatccccaagattgattgtcacgtgtataagccactaatacattaccgaggTACGAAATAAAATACATTCACAATGTCTTTGgttctagaataggactaatacacaataaaagagtaagaggtgtccgctagatggatgtaacatctacctcaacactcgaaatgatagcctcagatgtgGTAGAAAACGCTAGGAGATCAATCAGGTTCGGACTCACAACCTACATAAAAGTAgaaagcaaggggtgagtataaACAACATGATACTCAGCAAGTgtacaactaaaactaagcaaagtttaatagatacaagtactcttgtcatcccaaccgaacctttTTAACTTCAACCTACATAAAACAAGCTCAACTCTACACTTtgcacaataataataataatacattccacgaatactcatcaatagtctcatcaagtgaatcatatcaagtaaccttcagcatatacagagcaataagtggtaaacacgaattcacaaatataaaaaaatgtgatgcaattcaatgaaatgatgcatgtctatcctatcCGTACACAT
The genomic region above belongs to Solanum dulcamara chromosome 5, daSolDulc1.2, whole genome shotgun sequence and contains:
- the LOC129890465 gene encoding uncharacterized protein LOC129890465, producing the protein MESLVIPGSEPPTEATTSAAKAKLMGPQELLEFEDFSTKPPEELLRRSGRIANTSSPPPTKKWKTTPSKKSIPAEMANKDKDVIPPKLSKMPVSTTLPMVDRKLKRLVNKIDSNHSDLLKAIENIVHHMTGTSFSIQKDDFGQPLHVVEEQQAPIVLEEYNDPNKSDFPTEHDQSYGHKDIQAAEPSKIIQDMDDVSEYHMVSDTAESLEQHVANDTLKDNASEKSNYAMKDAREVVDNTDQVEEHVEQIDKDKINPDLLDSTTLTSISFETREVVDSLIYGLSLSATLLTSISHEQAVQAECLLRDSQLSTTLPSKPNVLQDDVKTPLSRSRMPSKMLQSPYLTNFGLSKKVAFSQDKNWFYLMSKPNRCCNDEHFDVIFYYLRKKSKMQLVNQYRHTTTNYIFKVYIKSAQTRYYHIPPDIFTQKDMTRAFVVAHHERSVKNIIRGFSIPTDLIWHLVDEVYILLNYDRDSHWILTVVVLKQRLIRVYDSSSGIRSRNPSLEIEKIVVMLPTYFHGSDFLRRMNVLIGHHLIHTRTNQPMTCLKHITLLKLNILKALCNKKAIAYEY